From Draconibacterium halophilum, one genomic window encodes:
- a CDS encoding T9SS type A sorting domain-containing protein, with protein MKKKRFIYLIIWLLLPTWLSAQTNISAVEYWYDGDYGTAVQQSVTPGTNVSFTDLLDLSSLEPGLHTFTVRFKDTRGMWGSVLTQFFTYYPGSDAGVHLVTDAEYWYDGDYSSAIETPLTPNSSVDFNTLLDVSSLIDGLHTVTVRFKDDRGIWSSPMVRFFKKEGTSGLTQLIAAEYWFNDDYSSKHDSSFAATSSLNLTGMFDVSTLREGFNFVSLRVQNEAGKWGPVASWFFTKENPESLPELHKITAREYWFDGDYSSVHNDPVTDATILSIDEQIDVANLSDGLHAVSSRYRDEAGNWSPAYSTLFVKYPPDPVPTLREVVKVEYWIDGDYSQVNTEAVVPAELLVLDEELDVSILNNGLHTLTYRFGDEAGSWSSAITTFFSVYEDDVLTADNKIVRYRYWIDSNIEAATEIDLTVPVQTLELDEILDAINFAGGEHLISFQFQDSQGNWSSAFSDTYQKEINPTLSISASVSTICEGSTVSFTSDYSDADVIEWNFGDGTTSLDFMPEHTYTNAGTFEVTAIVTHTDSAKSAYDTIVGGITVNPSQNIWMGDVDTIFFSSFENDNLNAAPADWIQKYHGTGSANQIVVDDPVKNGTKSFQMEGSSGYASEFYQRPPTMPTEATLEAWVNCEKILSGLTGSIGVGNFNVGTWGTRTSRLQFYGGKISATYSGGPVYEIMDYTPGQWYHVKMIHNLVNRTYRVFINNTLVTGTSSTETTSDFPMHPTVETIDVMLCAGNSGTTKLFFDDILLTEKGNFEVCETDLPYQLGSQQISTEGFYSETFSNSYGCDSVVSFNLKINPVYEVELDSVAICQGDSYIFGTETLTTPGNYTDTLQTANGCDSILTLKLIVHPTYEIPLAASICEGNSYLFNGNELVSEGIYKDTLQTVNGCDSILTLTLTVDPAIETLLEADICEGDTYNFAGEELYADGIYRDTLQTVSNCDSIVVLTLNVHPVYEIPIDSSICEGESVSFAGETLTTSGSYRDTLQSALLCDSVIVLNLQVNPVYSDTTLVAICEDDSYSFGGTSYNTTGKYVHTLSSVSGCDSVVTLSLVVNSTSVIADAVTICENDLPYTFGESSLTSSGIYTEIFTNVNGCDSTVTLTLTVNDTSLTEVEMSVCENDLPLIIGLDTFYNEGIYTKNLNNIRGCDSTVILSLNVLDTSLVTEEFEICENLIPFTFGTQSLSTSGVYSETFTKENGCDSTVVLTLIVSDTSVVAKEVSVCESELPYIFGTQSLLADGSYTEQFTASTGCDSTVSLILSVLDSFLTEQEVTICESELPYNFGLQKLDSSGVFTNVYTAENGCDSTIILTLNVLDTVLQNKEVVICAGDVPYSFGTQTLTGTGTYTEAFTGSNGCDSTVILNLTVSDPFRISDTLTVCENELPFTFGTQTLLAEGIYTEQFTSSFGCDSTVVLVFAINDTTNSFYADTICENDLPYAFGTQSLTASGVFSETFIAANGCDSLVTLDLTVYESYTTHFYETISPSELPYIFGSQQLTKTGTFSNTYSTILGCDSTITMHLQVRDDIAPVAKCNPIEVELDQNGFYSLSNFDLVDIAQGSNDDISKFEDLEIIVSPSTFTCENIGENTVSVKVKDAVGNQAICETIVTVADLVSDPKIDDIPDQIINEDTTLQLVLSGISGGTACEVWDVDLSATNQNTELISALKISHSAFDSTAVLEILLQENQHGTDSIFVTVQDSLGNTSEISFLLTVNAVNDIPEIVQEIEDQIMTAGDSVTITVSKIPGEYFNDTDDTTLVFGLSPGEQGIPDWVVIQEKDEQYILTFIPTETDTGCFNLVLTIEDETGATTRDTFRVCIDPLEVGISQLEANNFEINLYPNPTRGEVNIDLFNPPTGEIELLVTNITGSQVLRKTYQSGERITFNLSENISGSYLVILQMHNKRIVRKLILDKK; from the coding sequence ATGAAAAAGAAACGATTTATCTATCTGATAATTTGGCTGTTGCTACCTACATGGTTATCGGCGCAAACCAATATTTCGGCAGTGGAATACTGGTACGATGGCGATTATGGCACAGCTGTGCAGCAATCGGTAACACCGGGCACAAATGTCTCGTTCACCGATCTGCTCGACTTAAGTTCCCTTGAACCGGGTCTGCATACCTTTACCGTGCGCTTTAAAGACACACGTGGTATGTGGGGTTCGGTGCTCACTCAGTTTTTCACCTATTACCCGGGATCAGATGCAGGAGTGCACTTGGTTACCGATGCCGAATACTGGTACGACGGCGATTATTCATCAGCAATTGAAACGCCATTAACACCGAACAGCAGTGTTGACTTTAACACCTTGCTTGATGTAAGTTCGCTAATTGATGGTTTACATACCGTGACTGTTCGTTTTAAAGACGACCGTGGAATATGGAGTTCACCAATGGTCCGCTTTTTCAAGAAAGAAGGCACCAGTGGATTAACACAACTAATTGCGGCGGAATACTGGTTTAACGATGATTATTCGTCGAAACACGATTCATCATTTGCAGCCACCTCATCGCTCAATTTAACAGGTATGTTTGATGTTTCTACACTTCGTGAAGGATTTAATTTTGTAAGTTTACGCGTACAGAATGAAGCCGGAAAATGGGGACCGGTTGCATCGTGGTTTTTTACCAAAGAAAATCCGGAATCACTTCCTGAACTACATAAAATTACGGCGCGGGAATATTGGTTTGATGGCGATTATTCATCTGTTCATAATGATCCGGTTACCGATGCTACGATACTTTCCATAGATGAACAGATTGATGTTGCTAACTTAAGCGATGGACTTCATGCGGTAAGTAGCAGATATCGCGACGAAGCCGGAAACTGGAGCCCGGCATATTCCACTTTATTTGTGAAATACCCTCCGGATCCTGTACCCACATTACGTGAAGTTGTGAAAGTTGAGTACTGGATTGATGGTGATTATTCGCAGGTAAATACAGAAGCTGTTGTACCTGCCGAATTACTCGTTCTTGATGAAGAACTCGATGTTTCAATATTAAACAATGGATTACATACACTTACCTATCGCTTTGGCGACGAAGCCGGCAGTTGGAGTAGTGCGATAACGACATTCTTTAGCGTATACGAAGATGATGTATTAACTGCCGATAACAAAATAGTAAGATATCGTTACTGGATCGACAGCAATATTGAAGCAGCTACCGAAATAGATCTGACAGTTCCGGTGCAAACACTTGAACTCGATGAGATACTGGATGCCATAAATTTTGCAGGTGGAGAACACCTCATTAGCTTCCAGTTCCAGGATAGTCAAGGAAACTGGAGCAGTGCATTTAGTGATACGTACCAAAAAGAGATTAATCCGACACTTTCCATTTCTGCTTCAGTTTCAACAATTTGTGAGGGCTCAACAGTAAGCTTCACGTCTGATTATTCGGATGCAGATGTAATTGAATGGAACTTTGGCGACGGAACAACTTCGCTGGATTTTATGCCCGAACACACTTATACTAACGCCGGCACCTTTGAAGTTACTGCAATTGTTACTCACACCGACAGTGCAAAATCGGCATACGATACAATTGTTGGTGGGATAACTGTTAACCCATCACAAAACATTTGGATGGGAGATGTTGATACCATTTTCTTTAGTTCATTTGAAAATGATAATCTAAATGCTGCTCCGGCTGACTGGATTCAGAAGTACCACGGAACCGGCAGTGCAAATCAAATTGTTGTGGATGACCCGGTCAAGAACGGAACAAAATCATTTCAGATGGAAGGCTCCTCTGGCTATGCTTCAGAATTTTATCAACGGCCCCCGACAATGCCAACAGAAGCAACACTTGAAGCCTGGGTGAATTGCGAAAAAATCCTTTCAGGCTTAACGGGAAGTATTGGCGTTGGTAATTTTAATGTAGGAACGTGGGGAACACGTACATCACGTTTACAATTTTATGGTGGAAAAATCTCTGCTACATATTCGGGTGGCCCCGTCTACGAAATTATGGATTATACTCCTGGACAGTGGTACCACGTAAAAATGATCCATAACCTTGTTAACCGAACATATCGGGTTTTCATCAACAATACACTGGTAACAGGTACGAGCAGCACTGAGACAACGTCAGATTTTCCGATGCATCCAACTGTTGAAACAATTGATGTTATGCTTTGCGCCGGAAACAGTGGAACAACCAAACTATTTTTTGATGATATCCTTCTTACTGAAAAAGGCAATTTTGAAGTATGTGAAACGGATTTACCCTATCAGCTGGGAAGTCAACAAATAAGCACTGAAGGATTTTATTCGGAAACCTTTTCAAACAGTTATGGTTGCGATAGTGTAGTTTCTTTCAATCTTAAAATTAATCCGGTATATGAGGTAGAACTTGATTCGGTTGCGATTTGCCAGGGAGACAGCTATATTTTCGGGACAGAAACACTGACCACTCCGGGTAATTACACTGACACCCTGCAAACGGCAAATGGTTGCGACAGTATTCTAACACTAAAACTAATAGTACATCCAACCTACGAAATACCTCTTGCAGCAAGCATTTGCGAAGGCAACAGTTACCTATTTAACGGGAATGAACTGGTATCCGAAGGAATTTACAAAGACACTTTGCAAACCGTGAACGGCTGCGATAGCATATTAACTTTAACACTAACTGTTGACCCGGCAATTGAAACTCTACTTGAAGCCGACATCTGTGAAGGTGATACATACAATTTTGCAGGGGAAGAACTATATGCCGACGGGATTTACAGGGATACTTTACAAACGGTTTCCAACTGCGACAGTATTGTTGTATTAACACTAAACGTTCATCCGGTTTATGAAATCCCGATTGACTCTTCAATTTGTGAAGGAGAAAGTGTAAGTTTTGCAGGAGAAACATTAACAACATCCGGCAGTTATAGAGATACACTGCAATCAGCATTATTATGCGACAGCGTTATTGTGCTAAACCTGCAGGTAAATCCGGTATATAGCGACACGACTTTAGTTGCTATATGCGAAGACGACAGCTACTCTTTTGGCGGTACATCTTATAATACCACTGGAAAATATGTGCATACCTTGTCCTCTGTTTCCGGTTGCGATAGTGTAGTAACCCTTAGTCTTGTTGTAAACAGTACCTCTGTTATTGCCGATGCAGTAACAATATGTGAAAACGATTTGCCCTACACCTTTGGCGAATCCTCACTAACATCAAGTGGTATTTACACCGAAATATTTACCAATGTTAATGGCTGCGACAGCACGGTTACACTCACACTAACTGTTAATGATACTTCGTTAACAGAAGTAGAAATGTCGGTTTGTGAAAACGACCTGCCACTTATAATTGGTTTAGATACCTTTTATAATGAGGGTATTTACACAAAAAATCTAAACAATATTCGGGGTTGCGACAGTACTGTAATCCTGTCCCTAAATGTACTTGACACCTCGCTGGTAACTGAAGAATTTGAAATATGTGAGAATCTAATACCCTTCACTTTTGGTACACAAAGTCTCAGCACCAGCGGGGTTTATTCCGAAACTTTTACCAAGGAAAATGGTTGCGACAGTACTGTAGTTCTAACACTCATTGTGAGTGATACTTCTGTGGTGGCGAAAGAAGTTTCGGTTTGTGAATCCGAGTTGCCATATATTTTCGGGACACAATCTCTGTTGGCTGACGGAAGTTACACTGAACAATTTACTGCATCAACTGGCTGCGACAGCACCGTTTCTCTCATTTTATCAGTACTTGACTCATTTTTGACAGAACAAGAAGTTACGATATGCGAGAGTGAATTACCTTACAATTTTGGATTACAAAAGCTTGATTCAAGTGGTGTGTTTACTAATGTTTACACTGCTGAGAATGGTTGTGACAGCACCATTATTCTTACGCTAAATGTACTGGACACTGTTCTTCAAAATAAAGAAGTCGTTATTTGCGCCGGAGATGTGCCTTATTCATTTGGGACACAAACACTAACAGGCACTGGCACTTATACCGAAGCATTTACAGGAAGCAATGGTTGCGATAGTACGGTAATATTAAACCTGACGGTAAGCGATCCTTTCCGTATCTCCGATACCCTCACTGTTTGCGAAAATGAGTTACCTTTTACTTTCGGAACACAAACGTTGCTGGCTGAGGGAATCTACACCGAACAATTTACATCATCTTTTGGATGCGACAGTACTGTTGTTCTGGTTTTTGCAATCAACGATACTACTAACTCGTTTTATGCTGATACGATTTGTGAAAACGATTTGCCATACGCTTTCGGAACTCAGTCACTTACTGCAAGTGGTGTATTCTCCGAAACTTTTATAGCTGCTAATGGTTGCGATAGTCTGGTAACTCTTGATCTTACGGTTTATGAGAGTTATACAACTCACTTTTACGAAACAATCAGCCCATCGGAGCTGCCTTATATTTTTGGTTCTCAACAACTAACAAAAACCGGAACATTCTCAAATACCTATTCAACCATTTTAGGATGCGACAGTACAATTACCATGCATCTACAGGTGCGGGATGATATTGCTCCTGTAGCAAAATGTAACCCTATTGAAGTTGAACTCGATCAGAATGGATTCTATTCACTTAGCAATTTTGATTTGGTAGATATCGCACAGGGATCAAACGATGATATCAGTAAATTTGAAGATCTTGAGATCATTGTTTCTCCATCAACATTTACTTGCGAAAACATTGGCGAAAATACTGTTAGTGTTAAAGTAAAAGATGCTGTTGGAAATCAGGCAATCTGCGAAACTATAGTTACAGTTGCAGATCTGGTTTCGGATCCTAAAATTGACGACATTCCCGATCAAATAATAAACGAGGACACTACGCTTCAGCTTGTACTAAGCGGGATATCGGGAGGAACAGCTTGCGAAGTCTGGGATGTTGATCTTTCTGCAACAAACCAAAATACAGAGTTGATAAGTGCGCTTAAGATCAGTCATTCAGCATTTGACAGCACTGCAGTACTAGAGATCTTGCTACAAGAAAACCAACACGGTACCGACAGCATATTTGTTACCGTGCAAGATTCGCTAGGAAACACTTCTGAAATTAGCTTCCTTCTAACTGTAAATGCAGTAAACGATATTCCTGAAATTGTGCAGGAAATTGAAGATCAAATAATGACTGCCGGCGACTCTGTAACAATAACCGTGAGTAAGATACCAGGCGAGTATTTTAATGATACCGACGACACGACTCTTGTTTTCGGGTTAAGTCCAGGAGAACAGGGTATACCAGACTGGGTTGTTATTCAGGAAAAAGATGAGCAGTACATTTTAACCTTTATTCCAACTGAAACAGACACCGGATGTTTCAACTTAGTACTAACAATTGAGGATGAGACCGGAGCAACAACACGAGATACTTTCCGCGTTTGTATTGATCCGTTAGAGGTTGGAATCTCACAATTGGAAGCAAACAATTTCGAAATAAATCTTTATCCAAATCCAACCAGAGGCGAGGTAAATATTGATCTGTTTAATCCTCCAACAGGAGAAATTGAGCTGCTGGTAACAAACATTACCGGAAGCCAGGTTCTACGAAAAACATATCAAAGCGGAGAACGAATCACTTTTAACTTATCAGAAAATATTAGTGGCTCTTATCTGGTTATTCTACAAATGCACAACAAACGAATTGTCAGGAAATTAATTCTTGATAAAAAATAA
- a CDS encoding DNA polymerase III subunit encodes MFFKDVVGQDNIKSRLIRSVQEQRISHAQLFSGPSGVGKLAMALAYAQYVSCKNRSKTDSCGTCPSCHKYQKLAHPDLHFVFPIFNAKQFNKPVSDDFLPQWREKVLANPYFELSGWLGHIDAGNAQGEIYERESESILRKLNLKSFESEFKVMIIWLPEKMNIACSNKLLKMIEEPPSKTLFILVTENEEGVIGTIRSRAQLVKFPFVDNQSIQNAMRQIEGVNPEIIPDAVHLASGSYLKALNFLSPSEDEQFYFQKFQEMMRFAYKREVKELIDWADEMAKIGRDKQKAFFAAALRLVREYFVSNMKRSEIVYMNRAEKEWGKKFAPFINERNIVAFADEFELAIKHISMNGNPRIVFMDTGLRMVRLIKR; translated from the coding sequence ATGTTTTTTAAAGATGTAGTAGGACAAGACAATATAAAAAGCCGCCTTATTCGGTCGGTTCAGGAACAACGAATCAGTCACGCACAATTATTCTCCGGTCCGTCGGGAGTTGGCAAGCTGGCCATGGCTTTGGCCTATGCGCAGTATGTTTCGTGTAAAAACCGTAGCAAAACCGATTCGTGCGGCACCTGCCCGTCGTGCCACAAATACCAAAAACTGGCACACCCCGATTTGCATTTTGTGTTTCCGATTTTTAACGCCAAACAGTTTAACAAACCGGTTAGCGACGATTTTCTTCCGCAGTGGCGCGAGAAGGTACTGGCAAATCCGTATTTTGAATTAAGCGGCTGGTTAGGCCACATTGATGCCGGAAATGCCCAAGGCGAAATTTACGAACGCGAAAGCGAATCGATCCTGCGAAAACTGAACCTCAAATCGTTTGAATCGGAGTTTAAAGTGATGATTATTTGGTTGCCCGAGAAGATGAACATCGCCTGCTCGAACAAACTCCTGAAAATGATTGAGGAGCCACCAAGCAAAACACTATTTATTTTGGTAACCGAAAACGAGGAAGGTGTTATTGGCACCATTCGTTCGCGGGCACAACTGGTAAAATTTCCTTTTGTCGATAATCAATCCATTCAAAATGCGATGCGGCAAATTGAGGGCGTTAATCCGGAGATTATCCCTGATGCGGTTCATCTGGCTTCGGGAAGTTATTTGAAAGCACTGAATTTTTTATCGCCATCGGAGGACGAGCAGTTTTATTTTCAGAAATTTCAGGAAATGATGCGATTTGCATACAAGCGCGAGGTGAAAGAACTGATTGACTGGGCTGATGAAATGGCAAAGATTGGCCGCGACAAACAAAAAGCCTTTTTTGCAGCTGCCTTGCGTTTGGTGCGCGAGTATTTTGTATCGAACATGAAACGCAGCGAAATTGTGTATATGAACCGCGCCGAAAAAGAGTGGGGCAAAAAGTTCGCACCTTTTATTAACGAGCGCAACATTGTGGCTTTTGCCGACGAATTTGAACTGGCCATAAAACACATTTCCATGAACGGTAATCCGCGCATTGTTTTTATGGATACCGGGTTGCGTATGGTGCGGCTGATTAAACGGTAA
- a CDS encoding phosphoglycerate kinase, with the protein MQTISSYDFKGKRALIRVDFNVPLNENFEITDDTRMRAALPTIKKIIEGGGSPIIMSHLGRPKNGPEEKFSLKPLVNHLSELLDGATVKIAPDCIGDEVKAMAENVKPGEVLILENLRFYKEETKGDEEFAAKLAENGDCWVNDAFGTAHRAHASTAVIAKFFPNDKMFGYLIESEVKSLDKVVKEPQRPLTAIMGGAKVSSKITIIENLLDKVDNLILGGGMKFTFIKAHGGKVGSSICEDDFLETALNIEKLAKEKGVNLYMASDVLAADAFSNDANTKILPVGEIPDGWMGLDAGPDSIESFKKVIEKSGTILWNGPIGVFEMEAFAKGTKEIGEAVVEATKNGAFSLVGGGDSVAAVNQFGFADGVSYISTAGGALLEYLEGKTLPGVAAVRGE; encoded by the coding sequence ATGCAAACTATTAGCAGCTATGACTTTAAAGGAAAGAGAGCTCTTATCCGCGTTGATTTCAACGTGCCTTTAAACGAGAATTTTGAGATTACCGACGATACACGCATGCGTGCCGCGCTTCCTACAATTAAGAAAATTATAGAGGGTGGTGGTTCGCCAATCATTATGTCGCATCTTGGCCGTCCGAAAAACGGTCCGGAAGAAAAATTCTCGCTGAAACCATTGGTAAATCACCTGAGCGAGTTGCTTGATGGTGCTACGGTAAAAATTGCTCCTGATTGTATTGGCGACGAGGTAAAGGCAATGGCAGAGAATGTAAAACCGGGTGAAGTGCTGATTCTGGAAAACCTTCGTTTTTACAAAGAAGAAACAAAAGGCGACGAAGAATTTGCGGCTAAATTAGCCGAAAACGGCGACTGCTGGGTGAATGATGCTTTTGGTACTGCTCACCGTGCACACGCTTCAACAGCTGTTATTGCAAAGTTTTTCCCGAACGACAAAATGTTTGGCTACCTGATTGAGAGCGAAGTTAAAAGTTTGGATAAAGTAGTAAAAGAACCACAACGTCCGCTTACAGCAATTATGGGAGGAGCTAAAGTGTCGTCAAAAATCACCATCATCGAAAACCTGCTCGACAAAGTAGACAACCTGATTTTAGGTGGCGGAATGAAATTTACCTTTATTAAAGCACATGGCGGCAAAGTAGGTAGCTCAATTTGTGAAGATGACTTTTTGGAAACAGCGTTGAATATTGAGAAACTGGCGAAAGAAAAAGGCGTGAATTTATACATGGCCAGCGATGTTCTTGCTGCCGATGCTTTTAGCAACGATGCCAACACAAAAATTCTTCCGGTAGGCGAAATTCCTGACGGATGGATGGGATTAGATGCCGGCCCTGACAGCATTGAAAGCTTTAAAAAAGTAATTGAAAAGTCAGGAACGATTCTTTGGAATGGCCCAATTGGTGTTTTCGAAATGGAAGCTTTCGCTAAAGGCACAAAAGAGATTGGTGAAGCCGTTGTTGAAGCAACAAAAAATGGTGCATTCTCGCTTGTTGGTGGTGGCGACTCTGTAGCTGCTGTTAACCAGTTTGGTTTTGCCGATGGCGTTTCGTACATCTCTACTGCCGGTGGAGCACTACTGGAATACCTTGAAGGAAAAACACTTCCTGGGGTTGCTGCTGTTCGTGGCGAATAA
- a CDS encoding YgaP family membrane protein, protein MKCNVGSVDRLIRIIAGLIIAIVGVIFDSWWGLIGIVPLATGLFKFCPLYFPFNISTTGKNE, encoded by the coding sequence ATGAAATGTAACGTAGGATCAGTCGACAGGTTAATACGAATTATTGCAGGATTGATAATTGCCATTGTTGGCGTTATATTCGACAGCTGGTGGGGATTGATTGGTATTGTTCCTTTAGCTACCGGACTTTTTAAATTTTGTCCTTTGTATTTTCCTTTTAATATTTCAACAACCGGAAAAAACGAATAA
- a CDS encoding beta-mannosidase, whose amino-acid sequence MNAISRWPLLAIFALLFSVACTTNESDPNLMIQKELNTNWTFNQVGEDEWLPATVPGTVHTDLLANEKIEDPFYRLNELDQQWIDKTDWEYKSTFMVDKSFLKRDKVVIDFEGLDTYADVFVNGEKVLSADNMFREWQIDVKNLLKEGENEMHIVFRSPIKEGLEKYNANEFVYPGAENDQAERGEVEGNKRVSIYTRKAGYHYGWDWGPRLVTSGIWKPVYLKAWDNATIENLQIVQHEVSDEKATFTAVFEVDAVKKAKAAITINNDGQSLASSDINLTPGINKYSVDFEIANPQLWWTNGLGEAHLYNLSGVLDVKGRTVAEDTRIGIRTLELVRENDDDGTSFYFKLNGHPVFMKGANYIPNDMFIPRVTDENYRTVVETAKNSNNNMLRVWGGGIYENDIFYELCDENGILVWQDFMFACAMFPNNPEFLENIKHEAIDNVKRLRNHPSIALWCGNNEILTAWNTWGWKKIAADQGDDVPEKVWQAYVDIFHKTLPDVVDEYDPSRSYWGSSPSSGLGVQADLVNGDEHYWGVWWGKEPFSTYATHLARFMSEYGFQSFPEMATVRKYAEPEDYDIYSEVMKSHQRSSIGNGTIEYYMLQEYKKPKDFESFLYVNHVLQADGIKFGLEGHRRAMPFCMGSLYWQINDVWPVASWSSTDYYQNWKALQYYVKKGFSQVLASPYEEGVKFKVGIVNDRLEPIEAELRMQMVDFDGQVIWEEAHLIDIPANSSDDYFDVNKNEWRYKYRRNLKNVVFTTELVENGKVLSKNHYYFLPFKNLSVKAPQVEYAITKADNGFDIVLKTDKLAKNLYLQMGDEEGFFSDNYFDLLPNEKVSINLKTDISEEKLNEVLSIRTLDDAF is encoded by the coding sequence ATGAATGCAATTAGCCGTTGGCCACTTCTGGCCATTTTTGCGCTGCTCTTTTCGGTAGCTTGTACAACTAATGAATCCGACCCCAACCTTATGATACAAAAAGAACTAAACACCAACTGGACTTTCAACCAGGTGGGTGAGGACGAATGGTTGCCGGCCACAGTTCCGGGAACAGTACATACCGATCTGCTAGCCAACGAAAAGATTGAGGATCCTTTTTATCGTTTGAACGAACTGGATCAGCAGTGGATTGATAAAACGGATTGGGAATACAAAAGCACTTTTATGGTTGATAAATCATTCCTGAAGCGCGATAAAGTTGTTATCGATTTTGAAGGACTCGACACATACGCCGATGTTTTTGTGAACGGAGAGAAAGTTCTTTCCGCCGATAACATGTTTCGCGAATGGCAGATTGATGTAAAAAATCTGTTAAAAGAGGGCGAAAATGAGATGCACATTGTTTTTCGCTCGCCAATAAAGGAAGGATTGGAAAAATACAATGCCAACGAATTTGTGTATCCGGGAGCCGAGAACGACCAAGCGGAACGCGGAGAAGTGGAAGGCAACAAACGAGTAAGTATCTACACACGTAAAGCGGGTTATCATTATGGTTGGGACTGGGGCCCACGGTTGGTTACCAGCGGAATTTGGAAACCTGTTTACCTGAAAGCGTGGGACAATGCAACTATTGAAAACCTTCAAATAGTACAACACGAAGTTTCTGACGAGAAAGCAACATTTACAGCTGTTTTCGAGGTGGATGCGGTGAAAAAAGCAAAAGCTGCAATTACCATCAATAACGACGGTCAAAGTCTTGCATCAAGCGATATTAATCTTACTCCGGGGATAAATAAATATTCAGTTGATTTTGAAATTGCCAATCCACAACTATGGTGGACCAACGGTTTGGGAGAAGCACATTTATACAATCTTTCCGGAGTTTTGGATGTGAAAGGCCGCACGGTAGCTGAAGATACCCGAATCGGAATTCGCACCCTTGAACTGGTGCGCGAAAATGACGACGATGGTACTTCGTTCTATTTCAAATTGAACGGGCACCCGGTATTTATGAAAGGTGCCAACTACATCCCGAACGATATGTTCATTCCTCGAGTTACTGATGAAAATTACCGCACAGTGGTTGAAACAGCTAAAAACTCGAACAACAACATGCTGCGCGTTTGGGGTGGCGGAATTTACGAAAACGATATTTTTTACGAACTCTGCGATGAGAACGGAATTCTGGTTTGGCAAGACTTTATGTTTGCCTGCGCCATGTTCCCCAATAATCCGGAATTTCTTGAAAATATTAAACACGAAGCGATTGACAATGTAAAACGTTTACGCAATCATCCATCAATAGCTTTGTGGTGTGGAAACAACGAAATTCTTACCGCCTGGAACACTTGGGGGTGGAAAAAAATTGCTGCAGATCAGGGCGACGATGTACCAGAAAAAGTATGGCAGGCTTATGTTGATATTTTCCATAAAACCTTACCTGATGTGGTTGATGAATACGACCCTTCGCGCAGTTATTGGGGATCAAGTCCATCATCGGGTCTTGGCGTACAAGCCGACCTTGTTAATGGCGACGAACATTACTGGGGTGTTTGGTGGGGCAAAGAGCCGTTCAGCACTTACGCCACACACCTGGCGCGTTTTATGAGCGAATACGGATTCCAGAGTTTCCCAGAAATGGCGACAGTACGAAAATATGCTGAGCCCGAAGATTACGATATCTACTCGGAAGTGATGAAATCGCACCAGCGTTCATCAATCGGTAACGGAACCATTGAATATTACATGCTTCAGGAATATAAAAAGCCAAAAGATTTTGAATCGTTTCTGTATGTAAACCACGTGTTGCAAGCCGACGGAATTAAATTCGGTCTGGAAGGTCACCGCCGTGCAATGCCTTTCTGTATGGGAAGTTTGTATTGGCAGATCAACGATGTTTGGCCGGTGGCTTCGTGGAGTTCAACCGACTACTACCAAAACTGGAAGGCGTTGCAGTACTACGTGAAAAAAGGTTTTAGTCAGGTTCTGGCTAGTCCTTACGAAGAAGGAGTCAAATTTAAAGTAGGTATTGTTAACGACCGACTGGAGCCTATTGAAGCTGAGCTTCGCATGCAAATGGTAGATTTCGATGGACAGGTGATTTGGGAAGAAGCTCACCTGATTGATATTCCTGCCAATTCAAGCGACGACTATTTTGATGTCAATAAAAACGAGTGGCGATACAAATACAGAAGAAATCTGAAAAACGTTGTATTCACCACCGAGCTGGTTGAAAATGGCAAAGTACTTTCGAAAAACCATTATTACTTCCTGCCATTTAAAAACCTGAGCGTTAAAGCGCCGCAAGTTGAGTATGCCATTACAAAAGCCGACAACGGTTTTGACATTGTTTTAAAAACCGATAAGCTGGCTAAAAATCTTTACCTGCAAATGGGTGATGAAGAAGGTTTCTTCTCCGACAATTATTTTGATCTGCTACCGAACGAAAAGGTGTCGATCAATTTAAAAACTGATATTTCGGAAGAGAAGTTAAATGAAGTGTTGAGTATTCGCACTTTGGATGATGCTTTTTAA